The Chamaesiphon minutus PCC 6605 DNA window AGCTTTCTCTACTGACAATAAGATAACCAATGATGCTTTTCTGCCTCCTACCAATGCCAAAAGTCGGATCGTGCAGTTTATGCGGGACTTTCAAGATAGTGTCTGTCAGGGCTTAGAAGCGGTCGATGGCGGTGGTACATTTCAAGAAGAAAGCTGGGATCGTCCCGAAGGTGGTGGCGGTCGCTCGCGGGTGATGAAAGAAGGTAATGTTTTCGAGCAAGGTGGGGTAAATTTTTCGGAAGTTTGGGGCGACCATTTACCACCTTCAATTTTAAGTCAACGTCCCGATGCGGCTGGACATCGCTGGTTTGCGACGGGTACCTCAATGGTACTGCATCCACGCAATCCTTATATTCCGACAGTCCATCTCAATTATCGTTACTTTGAAGCTGGCCCCGTGTGGTGGTTTGGGGGTGGTTTGGATCTAACGCCTTACTATCCGTTTGCTGAGGATGCCAGTCACCTGCACAATACGCTCAAAGCCGCCTGCGACAAGCACAGCTCCGATTTATACCCGACTTTTAAATTATGGTGCGACGAGTACTTTTATCTGAAGCATCGGAATGAAACTCGCGGCGTGGGTGGGATTTTCTTCGACTATCAAGATGGGCAAGGAGCATTGTATCGCGGCCCCGACCCCCAAGGCCCTGCGGCGCAACATAGCGACTCGATCGGGATTCCCGCACCGCGTACTTGGGAAGAGTTATTTGCAATTTCTCAAGACTGCGCGAATAGCTTTTTACCAGCATACCTGCCAATCGTCGAACGCCGCCGGAACACTGAATATGGCGATCGCCAGCGGAATTTTCAGTTATATCGGCGCGGACGCTATGTAGAATTTAATCTCGTCTACGATCGCGGTACGATCTTTGGATTGCAAACCAATGGACGTACAGAATCGATTCTGATGTCTCTACCACCCCTCGTCCGTTGGGAATACGGCTACCAACCCGAACCAAATTCCCCCGAAGCCGAACTCTACGAAACCTTTCTCAAGCCTCAAGACTGGGCAAATTGGAAAGGATAAGAGATCTTCTAGAATTTTAGATAATATTCTGAAATCTAGCGGGTGGGCACTGCCCACCCCACATTTTTAATTACTAAAACCTAAAGCCTAAAGCTTAAAGCCTAGCCCCTAAAGCCTAACCCCTAACCTACTTGTCCATGCAAAATTGATAAAAAAGATCGGCATCTAAAAAAGGTTGTCGATCGGATAAGTTTTTGACCCAATTGTCATCAATCAATCTTTGTCCGAGCATGACTGCCTGTTGCCGATCGAGCGAGAGTCTGGCTGACATCCAGTCTACCGCTTCGCGACCGATAAAACATCGCAGATAGGGAAGTCTAAAACTTTGGGCGCGATTTTCGATCGTCACACCTTGTGGCGATCGCATTTCGTTAACTAGTTGAGAAAGATTTAAATATTTAACAATATCCCAAGCATCTTTGACGATTTTAAGTACGTAGCGATCTTCATACCAAATTGTCGCAACATCGCCATCTTCTACTAATAGACAAGCTACGGCTGGTTCTGGATCGAGATAGCTGCGACGCATTTCGGCGATCGCTAACTGACGTTGGTGGACGGGATAAATATTACCGCGCACGAATAGATTTCCCTGATAGCTGACCCCGCTGACAATTTCTGATGTAGTGCCAAACTGACGGACGAGTTGACAATAACTGACGTCCTGTGACTTGAGTAACATGCCACTTGATTGCCCAATGGGACTAAATTAAATTTATATATAACAGTCGATGCACGAGTAGCATTCACAGCGAAGGATTCGCTGCTACTGTGACATATCAATTAATATACCCATCTAGAATAGAGATATTAACTTGTCAACCATTTTGAATTGGGGTTTGCGGCTCTAGCACGCTTTTGTTTCCCGATGGTTTAGAGAGATAGCGACGCGTCAATACAAGATAAGACAAGGAATTGAAGATTGCGGAAGTCTTGTTATATATCGAAAAAAGATCTCGACCGAATCTCGATCGAGATCTTTTTATTAAATTTTACTACTATTCAAAAACAAGAGTTTAAAATTAGCTGAGTACGTAAAAAGGTAGATTATAGCTCTCTATCTTACTGCGATCTGCCAATACAGCGATGACTTGAATTAGTGAGTAAATACCAACCCGATCGACCTATAAATTGGCCACGGCTAGCGCACCTCAAACCCTATTGACAAAGGGATTGCTGCTGAGGGCTTCTATTTGAGAAAGATCTGAGCTAGGGTAGGTACGAGCGTCCATCTAGCGATTACAGTGAAAGTAATGCCGACACAAGTAGAAAAGAAGAAGCAAAAAACTGAAACAGTCGGAGCGACGAATTTAGACAGCCAAGAAATTACAAAGAAGTTTGGGCAATACTTTCAAGATATTAAAGATCCCAGAACCCAGAGGACGAGAGTACATCTACTCAAAGACATTATCACCATTGCCATCTTGGCAGTAATCGCAGGAGCAAAAGGATGGGAGGATATGGAAGAGTATGGTGTGAATAAGCAAGAGTGGTTAAGTACATTTCTAGAGCTACCAGGCGGAATCCCCAGCGCCGACACATTTAGAAGAGTATTTGAAAAAATCAATCCCAAAGAATTAGAGCAATGCTTTCGGCTGTGGGTGCAATCACTAATTGAGCAACTAGGAGTGGAAGTAGTCGCCATTGATGGTAAAACCAACAGAGGTTCATACGACAGGGCATCTGGGGTCAAAGCGTTGCACATGGTGAGTGCATGGGCGAGTGAGCATCGATTGGTCTTGGGACAAACAAAAGTCAGTGCTAAATCTAATGAAATCACAGCGATTCCCGCATTATTAGAATTGCTAGACATTCAAGGCTGTATCATCACTATCGATGCAATGGGCACGCAGAAATCGATGGCGACGAAGATTACTGGAGCAAATGCCGATTATGTGTTAAGCCTTAAGGATAATCATCCAACACTACACCAAC harbors:
- a CDS encoding ISAs1 family transposase, giving the protein MPTQVEKKKQKTETVGATNLDSQEITKKFGQYFQDIKDPRTQRTRVHLLKDIITIAILAVIAGAKGWEDMEEYGVNKQEWLSTFLELPGGIPSADTFRRVFEKINPKELEQCFRLWVQSLIEQLGVEVVAIDGKTNRGSYDRASGVKALHMVSAWASEHRLVLGQTKVSAKSNEITAIPALLELLDIQGCIITIDAMGTQKSMATKITGANADYVLSLKDNHPTLHQQVKSWFETAQSQGFKGVDVSISQRVEKGHHRIENRKVYTVPVSQLPLLYQQDQWSGLQTVVMVVRKSQYWNKTTHEVQFYLTSLLSDANRIGSAIRQHWGIENSVHWTLDVTFDEDKSRIRSLHGPQNFAVLRRLALNALERETSFRRSIRQKSRRTAMNDRYMLAVLSAAVPTSHPSTSACQ
- a CDS encoding DEP domain-containing protein, with protein sequence MLLKSQDVSYCQLVRQFGTTSEIVSGVSYQGNLFVRGNIYPVHQRQLAIAEMRRSYLDPEPAVACLLVEDGDVATIWYEDRYVLKIVKDAWDIVKYLNLSQLVNEMRSPQGVTIENRAQSFRLPYLRCFIGREAVDWMSARLSLDRQQAVMLGQRLIDDNWVKNLSDRQPFLDADLFYQFCMDK
- the hemF gene encoding oxygen-dependent coproporphyrinogen oxidase, with the protein product MTAFSTDNKITNDAFLPPTNAKSRIVQFMRDFQDSVCQGLEAVDGGGTFQEESWDRPEGGGGRSRVMKEGNVFEQGGVNFSEVWGDHLPPSILSQRPDAAGHRWFATGTSMVLHPRNPYIPTVHLNYRYFEAGPVWWFGGGLDLTPYYPFAEDASHLHNTLKAACDKHSSDLYPTFKLWCDEYFYLKHRNETRGVGGIFFDYQDGQGALYRGPDPQGPAAQHSDSIGIPAPRTWEELFAISQDCANSFLPAYLPIVERRRNTEYGDRQRNFQLYRRGRYVEFNLVYDRGTIFGLQTNGRTESILMSLPPLVRWEYGYQPEPNSPEAELYETFLKPQDWANWKG